A region from the Desulfitobacterium dehalogenans ATCC 51507 genome encodes:
- a CDS encoding aspartate/glutamate racemase family protein: MKTIGLIGGMSWESSAEYYRIINEEVKKRRGGLHSARCILYSVDFEEIEMCQSRGEWHKAAEILANAARSLEAAGAECIVLCTNTMHKVADEIQAGMRIPLLHIADITAKQALTHNIKTIGLLGTRYTMEQDFYTSRLETQGLKVLTPEEGDRGIVNEVIYHELCLGEISNESRNQFKRMIQSLVEQGAEGIVLGCTEIGLLIKQEDSFVPLFDTTLIHAIGAVDYALSEVIK; encoded by the coding sequence ATGAAGACAATAGGTTTAATTGGAGGAATGAGCTGGGAATCATCAGCCGAATATTATCGAATTATTAATGAAGAAGTGAAGAAACGGCGGGGAGGTTTACACTCAGCCAGGTGTATTCTATACAGTGTTGATTTTGAGGAAATAGAAATGTGTCAAAGCCGCGGTGAATGGCATAAGGCGGCGGAAATTCTTGCCAATGCGGCTCGAAGCCTGGAGGCCGCAGGGGCAGAATGTATTGTTCTTTGCACAAATACCATGCACAAAGTTGCTGATGAGATCCAAGCGGGGATGCGGATACCCTTGCTGCACATCGCTGATATTACGGCTAAACAGGCTTTAACACATAACATAAAAACCATAGGACTCTTAGGAACCCGATACACCATGGAACAGGATTTTTACACATCACGTTTAGAGACTCAGGGGCTAAAAGTTTTGACACCGGAAGAAGGAGATAGAGGAATCGTCAATGAAGTAATATATCATGAACTATGCTTAGGAGAAATTAGTAATGAATCGAGAAATCAATTCAAAAGAATGATCCAATCCTTAGTCGAGCAGGGTGCTGAAGGAATAGTGCTTGGATGTACAGAAATCGGCTTATTAATTAAACAAGAGGATTCATTCGTGCCTTTATTTGATACGACACTCATTCATGCCATAGGGGCAGTGGATTATGCTTTGTCAGAGGTGATCAAATAG
- a CDS encoding AAA family ATPase: protein MAYLKKVTLNWERADNRNIYPFNIPALVNCASLDINHNVVFFVGENGTGKSTLLEAIAYQCGFGIGGGDRNVDIGLSDESVRLASILTLSWMPKINQGFFLRAETFFDFAKHLDERSKDPYAGGRKVYDAYGGKSLNQQSHGEAFLSLFANRFGGRSLYILDEPEAALSPQRQLAFLGIINDLEMADRAQFIIATHSPILMAYPGAQIYECNEDGIIPIDYEETDHYRLTKAFLDNPDRFFKQLFS from the coding sequence TTGGCCTATCTTAAAAAGGTGACACTGAATTGGGAACGTGCAGACAACAGAAATATCTACCCATTTAATATCCCTGCACTGGTAAATTGTGCATCGCTGGATATTAATCACAATGTCGTGTTTTTTGTGGGCGAGAACGGGACAGGAAAATCAACGTTGCTCGAAGCCATAGCCTATCAGTGCGGCTTTGGAATTGGCGGTGGGGATAGAAATGTTGATATCGGATTGTCTGATGAAAGTGTCCGCCTGGCCTCGATTCTAACATTATCCTGGATGCCTAAAATCAATCAGGGATTTTTTTTACGAGCTGAGACCTTCTTTGATTTTGCCAAGCATCTGGATGAACGTTCAAAAGATCCATATGCCGGCGGCAGAAAGGTTTATGACGCTTACGGAGGAAAATCTTTAAACCAGCAATCTCATGGGGAGGCGTTTCTCTCCCTCTTTGCCAATCGTTTTGGCGGTAGGAGCCTGTACATACTGGATGAACCTGAAGCAGCACTTTCGCCCCAGCGTCAATTGGCTTTTTTAGGCATCATAAATGATCTGGAGATGGCAGATCGCGCCCAATTTATTATTGCGACCCATTCCCCGATTTTAATGGCCTACCCGGGAGCACAGATCTACGAATGCAATGAGGATGGGATTATCCCCATTGATTATGAAGAGACGGATCATTATCGCTTGACCAAGGCCTTTCTCGATAATCCGGACAGATTTTTTAAACAACTTTTTAGTTGA
- a CDS encoding ASKHA domain-containing protein, which yields MNNYRPVILAEQTVLNDFELDPLTRKISIDISRRGEQSNKGMVDSLRQTLHQRLGVPVSIPVPLMNDVLKFGRDGNEAITVTLTASHDINEEGKAGSYQLINLEPGDHTDFNVGLAIDIGTTTVVVYLVNMINGDIIGKASDYNGQIKFGDDILSRIMVAREEKGLKELQALIVNTLNELIQNLCTQFSLKPHDINGVCIGANTTMVHLLLGLDPGSICREPYKPVVNNAEVFCAKDIGLDVNPLAPTYCLPSIGSYIGGDVLAGILVSGMHKQEETSLLVDIGTNGEFILGNHEWLVACAGAAGPALEGGVTECGIRAEQGAVDHVEIDSEHSVRYTTIDNAPARGICGSGLIDILAELFLNGIIDRAARFTDGRERFIIVPAHESAEGREIFISQKDISSLMRTKGAVNAALEVLIESVGCRWEEIVKFYAAGAFGQYLPLESAITIGLYPDLPREHMMRLGNSSGEGARQVLLSNEKRREIEQIANKITYFEMNANNMFMDKYCGSRFLPHTNMDLFPSVKEKLAVRQSGF from the coding sequence ATGAATAATTATAGACCCGTCATCTTGGCAGAACAGACAGTCCTCAATGATTTTGAACTCGATCCACTTACAAGAAAAATAAGCATAGATATATCCCGACGCGGTGAACAAAGTAATAAGGGTATGGTTGACAGCCTCCGTCAAACTTTGCATCAAAGGCTAGGGGTTCCTGTATCCATTCCGGTGCCCCTCATGAATGATGTCCTAAAGTTTGGCCGTGATGGGAATGAGGCCATAACGGTTACACTGACTGCAAGTCATGATATCAATGAAGAAGGAAAAGCTGGAAGTTATCAATTAATTAATCTAGAACCTGGAGATCATACCGATTTTAATGTGGGGTTAGCCATTGATATAGGAACAACCACTGTGGTTGTTTATCTTGTAAACATGATTAATGGAGACATTATTGGTAAAGCCTCGGATTATAATGGCCAAATTAAGTTTGGGGACGATATACTTAGCCGCATTATGGTTGCCAGAGAAGAAAAAGGCTTAAAAGAGCTGCAAGCCTTGATTGTAAATACACTCAATGAGCTTATTCAAAATTTATGTACTCAATTCTCACTGAAGCCGCATGATATAAATGGAGTATGTATTGGGGCAAACACGACTATGGTTCATTTGCTATTAGGTTTGGACCCTGGTTCAATTTGCCGGGAACCCTATAAACCAGTGGTTAATAATGCGGAAGTATTTTGTGCTAAGGACATTGGCTTAGATGTCAATCCCCTCGCACCGACCTATTGTTTGCCGAGCATCGGCAGTTATATTGGCGGTGATGTCTTAGCGGGGATTCTGGTAAGTGGTATGCATAAGCAGGAAGAAACGTCACTCTTGGTGGATATCGGGACAAACGGAGAATTCATTCTGGGAAATCATGAATGGTTGGTAGCATGTGCAGGGGCGGCTGGTCCGGCTTTGGAAGGGGGAGTAACGGAGTGTGGAATCAGAGCTGAACAAGGGGCTGTTGATCATGTTGAGATAGACTCTGAACATAGTGTAAGATATACAACCATCGATAATGCCCCCGCAAGAGGAATTTGTGGTTCAGGATTAATTGATATATTAGCGGAACTTTTCTTAAATGGGATCATTGATCGGGCTGCCCGATTTACAGATGGGAGAGAGCGTTTCATTATCGTTCCTGCCCACGAAAGTGCAGAGGGCAGGGAGATATTTATAAGTCAAAAGGACATTAGCAGTCTCATGCGTACAAAGGGGGCCGTAAACGCTGCACTTGAAGTATTAATTGAAAGTGTGGGCTGCCGGTGGGAAGAGATTGTTAAGTTTTATGCGGCAGGTGCATTTGGCCAGTATCTGCCTCTTGAATCCGCAATTACCATTGGGCTCTATCCCGATCTTCCACGAGAACATATGATGCGCCTGGGGAATAGCTCAGGCGAAGGAGCGCGTCAGGTTCTGCTTTCTAATGAAAAGCGCAGAGAAATAGAGCAAATTGCCAATAAGATTACTTATTTCGAAATGAATGCAAACAATATGTTTATGGACAAATACTGCGGAAGTCGGTTTTTACCTCACACGAATATGGATTTATTCCCGAGTGTCAAGGAGAAATTGGCAGTTCGACAAAGCGGTTTCTGA
- the mutM gene encoding DNA-formamidopyrimidine glycosylase, producing MLEVSIMPEIPEMETYKDYLQLSVLGKKIVGTEIVRERSTNVPPDEFVRWVQDTSIEQVLRCGKYLILSLSSGKALCAHMMLDGRIYYEVAGEPVELPGSSHIQLRFEDDSILHFCDLRLGYLKLLDPSQVQAIKDGLGPDPLDSGFSFTAFLKILSAKRGMIKPLLMDQKNISGIGNAYSNEILFAAGILPERKVPTLTDGEKERLYSVIPDLLRQAIEKGGYIEEPFAFWDNLSGGMIPYFKVYDRSGQPCLQCGDTIRQKIVGGRNAYYCLTCQH from the coding sequence ATGCTTGAGGTGAGCATCATGCCGGAAATTCCCGAAATGGAAACGTACAAGGATTATTTGCAGTTGTCCGTTCTCGGTAAGAAAATTGTAGGAACTGAAATCGTCCGGGAGCGTAGCACCAATGTTCCTCCTGATGAGTTTGTAAGATGGGTGCAGGATACAAGTATTGAGCAGGTGTTAAGATGTGGAAAATACCTCATCCTTTCCCTGAGCTCAGGGAAAGCCCTCTGCGCTCATATGATGCTTGATGGCAGAATCTATTATGAGGTGGCTGGAGAGCCTGTAGAGCTGCCGGGTAGCTCACATATTCAGCTGAGGTTTGAAGATGACTCTATTCTCCATTTTTGTGATTTAAGATTAGGTTATCTTAAGCTCCTCGACCCATCCCAAGTACAAGCTATTAAGGATGGGTTGGGCCCTGATCCTTTGGATTCGGGATTTTCCTTTACCGCTTTTCTGAAAATCCTTAGCGCAAAAAGAGGAATGATTAAGCCCCTGCTCATGGATCAAAAAAATATATCAGGGATAGGAAACGCATATTCCAATGAGATTTTATTTGCTGCGGGAATACTGCCGGAACGAAAAGTTCCGACATTAACCGATGGGGAGAAGGAACGGTTGTATTCAGTTATCCCTGATTTGCTTCGGCAAGCTATTGAAAAAGGGGGCTATATCGAAGAACCTTTTGCCTTCTGGGATAATTTAAGTGGGGGAATGATCCCGTATTTCAAGGTTTATGATCGTTCGGGACAACCTTGTCTTCAATGTGGTGATACAATAAGGCAAAAGATAGTTGGGGGTAGGAATGCTTATTATTGTTTAACATGCCAACATTAA
- a CDS encoding DUF1697 domain-containing protein produces MKYIALLRGINVGGKNRVPMNQLKQCLEKAGFQNVVTYINSGNVIFDYQAQDPPVLIEKCKEILEEEFKFPIDLALIDGESMREAIEHAPDWWGEDPNAKHNALFVIHPATAIDIVAEVGSTKPEYEQVFAYGPVIFWSAQLKTFSRTRWTKIVGTKAYKSVTIRNANTTRKVLEIALSH; encoded by the coding sequence ATGAAGTATATCGCCCTACTTCGGGGGATTAATGTGGGAGGGAAAAATAGAGTCCCCATGAACCAATTGAAACAATGCTTGGAGAAAGCCGGGTTTCAAAATGTGGTGACCTACATTAATAGTGGGAATGTAATCTTTGATTATCAGGCACAGGATCCTCCGGTGCTTATTGAAAAATGCAAAGAAATTTTAGAGGAGGAATTTAAATTTCCTATAGACTTAGCACTTATCGATGGGGAAAGCATGAGAGAAGCTATAGAGCATGCGCCGGATTGGTGGGGAGAGGACCCCAATGCAAAGCATAATGCACTATTTGTTATACATCCCGCCACAGCCATAGACATAGTTGCTGAGGTAGGGTCCACGAAGCCTGAGTATGAACAAGTATTTGCTTATGGTCCCGTGATATTTTGGTCAGCACAGTTAAAGACCTTTTCCCGCACTCGGTGGACCAAAATCGTTGGGACCAAGGCGTATAAATCCGTTACCATTAGAAATGCCAACACCACAAGAAAGGTGTTGGAAATAGCTCTGTCTCATTAA
- a CDS encoding MBL fold metallo-hydrolase, which translates to MMEEIIVLNIPVKFGDIEEVIHPVILMDAKEMILVDCGYIGFMPKVEGAIQAQGLDCSQLTKILITHHDHDHMGALADFKQKYPQIQVVASSIEAPFIAGETKSMRLEQAEALQNAALTEEQKAFGEAFCNILRSVKPVAVDITVHDGQIMDWCGGCEIISTPGHTPGHITLYLKKHRTIITGDAAVLENNELVIANPQFTLDMESATQSLAELQSFEADKYICYHGGIKSN; encoded by the coding sequence ATGATGGAAGAGATTATCGTTTTGAATATTCCCGTTAAGTTTGGCGACATAGAGGAAGTGATCCACCCAGTGATTTTAATGGATGCCAAGGAAATGATTCTGGTGGACTGTGGGTATATAGGCTTTATGCCTAAGGTTGAGGGTGCTATCCAAGCTCAGGGCTTAGATTGCAGTCAACTCACCAAAATCCTTATTACCCATCACGACCACGATCATATGGGGGCTTTAGCAGATTTCAAGCAGAAGTACCCTCAGATCCAAGTTGTAGCAAGTTCCATAGAAGCTCCTTTTATAGCCGGAGAAACGAAGTCTATGCGCTTGGAGCAAGCTGAAGCCTTGCAAAATGCTGCCTTAACTGAGGAGCAGAAGGCTTTTGGTGAAGCCTTTTGCAATATCCTGAGAAGTGTTAAACCGGTTGCAGTGGATATCACCGTTCATGATGGACAAATCATGGACTGGTGCGGGGGGTGTGAAATTATAAGCACACCGGGTCATACACCCGGGCATATAACTCTCTATTTGAAGAAACATAGAACCATAATAACCGGTGATGCTGCAGTGCTGGAGAACAATGAATTGGTTATTGCCAACCCTCAGTTTACCTTGGATATGGAAAGCGCTACACAATCCCTGGCAGAGTTACAAAGCTTTGAAGCAGACAAGTATATTTGTTACCATGGGGGGATTAAGAGCAATTAG
- a CDS encoding DUF3786 domain-containing protein — translation MDTNYRVAYNKFWQDIKKREPVEITSTRAVSYNVDTKQFIVMFFNQEYIVDSNQETVYRKADGHSLDIMDAIIILNYLAYAQPLVESEPRWVSIKEIPGGMIFYSAFLKTAISPLIKAFGHQAKLLGTLAASLGGQPANMGDSSVMFQAFPEIPVCVVIWEGDEEVKANATILFDPSIEPMLHSESIIGLGISLANRLNKRASS, via the coding sequence ATGGATACGAATTACCGTGTTGCCTATAATAAGTTCTGGCAAGACATAAAAAAGAGAGAGCCGGTGGAGATTACATCTACACGAGCGGTATCTTATAACGTGGATACCAAGCAATTTATAGTTATGTTTTTTAATCAAGAGTACATTGTGGATAGCAATCAGGAAACGGTATACCGTAAAGCAGATGGGCATAGTCTGGATATCATGGATGCAATCATTATTCTTAACTATTTAGCCTATGCGCAGCCGCTAGTGGAATCAGAGCCCAGGTGGGTGAGTATTAAGGAAATACCGGGAGGGATGATTTTTTATTCGGCTTTTCTTAAAACAGCCATCTCACCATTAATCAAGGCATTTGGTCATCAGGCCAAGCTTTTGGGAACCTTGGCAGCCTCTTTAGGTGGGCAACCCGCTAATATGGGTGATTCATCGGTGATGTTTCAAGCCTTTCCAGAAATCCCTGTGTGTGTGGTCATTTGGGAAGGGGACGAAGAGGTGAAGGCCAATGCCACAATCCTCTTTGATCCTTCAATAGAGCCCATGTTACATAGTGAAAGCATCATTGGTCTTGGTATTTCCTTAGCCAATCGGCTGAATAAGAGGGCTTCCAGCTGA
- a CDS encoding ferredoxin-like protein codes for MTVSKSENFLDRTLNSEMTRRKFMKVSGKSIVGVAISASFLSLIGCTQEQVTSGKVRVWSTPQGLLVVNEAKCTGCQRCEINCTQVNDGYVSSYVSRAKVSRNLMLSHLGNGLLTDNWVYFPDTCRQCEDPSCGNACPVQAISSDDRGVKKVDQSKCVGCGTCTAQCPWEMPTVNPETRKSSKCILCGSCATGCPTGALSVVDWDSVTAALQKTRK; via the coding sequence ATGACAGTATCAAAAAGCGAGAATTTTTTAGACCGAACATTGAACAGCGAAATGACAAGAAGAAAATTCATGAAGGTCTCAGGAAAAAGTATCGTGGGTGTAGCCATCTCAGCATCATTTCTGTCTCTAATAGGATGTACACAGGAACAAGTAACCAGTGGGAAAGTAAGGGTGTGGAGTACGCCCCAAGGACTGCTTGTCGTGAATGAAGCAAAATGTACCGGTTGTCAACGCTGTGAAATCAACTGTACTCAAGTGAATGATGGGTATGTATCTTCTTATGTTTCCAGGGCTAAGGTTAGCAGAAACTTAATGTTAAGCCATTTGGGTAATGGGTTATTAACAGATAACTGGGTGTATTTCCCGGATACATGTCGTCAATGCGAAGACCCTTCGTGTGGAAATGCATGTCCAGTACAAGCAATATCCTCAGATGATAGGGGAGTAAAAAAAGTCGATCAGTCTAAATGTGTAGGCTGTGGTACATGTACTGCGCAATGTCCATGGGAAATGCCAACGGTTAATCCAGAAACTAGAAAGTCGTCCAAGTGCATTCTATGTGGTTCTTGTGCAACAGGATGCCCTACAGGTGCATTAAGCGTTGTAGACTGGGATAGTGTAACTGCAGCTTTGCAGAAAACTAGAAAATAA
- a CDS encoding aldehyde ferredoxin oxidoreductase — protein sequence MSVYGWAGKILRVNFTTGNINTEDTSKYKDYVGGMGIGYKVIYDEVPLETHAHDEASKIVMATGPLTATGVPCSGRMNITCLSSWSKGFSIVDGHMGGHFAHALKYAGYDAIIFEGKSAKPVYLKIDDDKVSIEDASHLWGKGTFEANRMLVKENGENFCAAVIGAAGENLVNMSNLITSFGNSGGAGCGAIFGSKKVKGIAVRGTGNIKIANVKDLREQSNYMLKELIGGNNNHNVPATPQSWAEYSAPSGKNRWSGASGLGWHKAPGGFVDMGEQPPGDLNKIGFRAHKGHFDHGDLADKYMVKVGGCSSCPIRCYAEYDVDPLADFDLPTKVSNTCMPIISVGNWYAGNIGKMKHVDENDGSFVNNVTGARAVDEYGLWDNYGNIQKDFAYCYKKGILKEKLPKEEYDSIPWELLESGDPRWIWEIVKRVASNKGEIATIGMGTYLMVEKWGLGKEYFDDQGQGNLCYNGYPNHHGPSEAGQAAMLYNLMYNRDCMVHHVTCITSSGSPYELYKGILEEEFGEGVIDPPKHYTPMNRSKAKFAKWAFIGKQWHDMATLCNWMYPMTLSPVKARGYKGDLELDAKYMTAVTGEKWTRADVDLASERVSNMLRVITALSYNIHLGSKNLRKDHDEITKWVFDKDPDFKAFEEGTDKLDRDDMEIARDMFYEEMGWDKETGIPTRKTLERLSLGYMADDLEKRGLLPA from the coding sequence ATGAGCGTATATGGATGGGCGGGAAAGATCTTAAGAGTCAATTTTACCACAGGCAATATAAATACTGAAGATACTAGTAAATATAAAGACTATGTCGGCGGAATGGGAATAGGTTATAAAGTTATTTATGACGAAGTTCCACTGGAAACCCATGCCCATGATGAAGCTTCCAAAATCGTCATGGCCACAGGCCCGTTAACTGCTACAGGAGTTCCTTGTTCAGGAAGAATGAATATTACTTGCTTATCCTCATGGTCAAAAGGATTTTCAATAGTAGATGGACATATGGGTGGACATTTTGCACATGCTTTAAAGTATGCTGGTTATGATGCGATAATATTTGAGGGAAAATCAGCTAAACCCGTGTATTTAAAGATAGATGATGATAAGGTCTCCATCGAAGATGCCAGCCATTTATGGGGAAAAGGTACCTTCGAAGCCAATAGAATGTTAGTAAAAGAAAATGGAGAGAATTTTTGCGCCGCAGTTATAGGTGCGGCAGGAGAAAACTTAGTAAATATGTCAAACCTGATTACTTCGTTTGGGAATTCAGGTGGAGCAGGATGTGGAGCTATTTTTGGCTCTAAGAAGGTAAAGGGTATTGCGGTAAGAGGTACTGGAAATATAAAAATTGCCAATGTGAAGGACTTAAGAGAACAAAGTAATTATATGTTAAAAGAGTTGATTGGAGGGAACAATAACCATAATGTACCGGCAACTCCACAATCTTGGGCGGAATACTCAGCGCCTTCCGGAAAAAACAGATGGTCAGGGGCTTCAGGACTAGGATGGCATAAAGCACCAGGCGGATTTGTTGACATGGGTGAGCAGCCGCCGGGAGATCTAAATAAGATAGGCTTTAGAGCACATAAAGGACATTTTGACCACGGAGATCTTGCCGATAAATATATGGTTAAAGTCGGAGGATGTTCATCTTGCCCAATCAGATGCTATGCCGAATATGATGTCGATCCATTGGCTGATTTTGATTTACCGACAAAGGTTTCTAATACTTGTATGCCTATTATTTCAGTAGGGAATTGGTATGCGGGAAATATCGGAAAAATGAAACATGTGGATGAAAATGATGGCAGTTTTGTAAACAATGTTACGGGTGCGAGAGCTGTAGATGAATATGGTCTTTGGGATAACTATGGAAATATCCAAAAGGACTTTGCATATTGCTATAAAAAAGGAATACTAAAGGAAAAGCTCCCGAAAGAGGAATATGATTCCATACCATGGGAACTATTGGAATCTGGTGATCCGAGATGGATATGGGAAATAGTAAAGAGAGTAGCATCGAATAAGGGTGAAATAGCAACAATAGGTATGGGAACCTATCTCATGGTAGAAAAATGGGGATTAGGAAAAGAATATTTTGATGATCAAGGCCAAGGCAATCTTTGTTACAATGGCTATCCTAACCACCATGGACCTAGTGAAGCAGGGCAAGCAGCGATGCTTTATAATCTGATGTACAATAGGGACTGTATGGTGCATCATGTTACCTGCATCACATCCTCCGGATCACCCTATGAACTATATAAGGGAATACTTGAAGAAGAGTTTGGTGAGGGTGTAATAGATCCGCCTAAACACTATACGCCTATGAATAGAAGCAAAGCGAAATTTGCCAAATGGGCTTTTATTGGTAAGCAATGGCATGATATGGCAACCCTTTGCAACTGGATGTATCCCATGACTTTGTCTCCGGTTAAAGCAAGAGGATATAAAGGGGATTTAGAACTGGATGCCAAATATATGACAGCTGTTACAGGTGAAAAATGGACAAGAGCAGATGTGGATTTAGCCAGTGAGAGAGTTAGCAACATGCTAAGGGTAATAACAGCTCTATCCTATAATATTCATTTAGGAAGTAAGAACTTAAGAAAAGATCATGATGAAATTACTAAATGGGTATTTGATAAGGATCCTGACTTTAAAGCCTTTGAAGAAGGAACAGACAAATTAGATCGAGATGATATGGAAATTGCACGAGATATGTTCTATGAGGAGATGGGCTGGGATAAGGAAACAGGAATACCTACTAGGAAAACCCTGGAGAGACTAAGCCTTGGTTATATGGCAGATGATCTGGAAAAGAGAGGGCTGCTGCCAGCCTAG
- a CDS encoding ABC transporter substrate-binding protein produces the protein MKSKNGKWMISGVLIMCIALLLAGCGGSNPVTTGGKTAKDELVIYIGYGMTSGGYDPCTGYGIYGDGIFHSALLKFNAKIEVEPDLAVNYTISDDGLTYTYTLRDDVKFSDGQSLTADDVAFTYMTAKASGSSVDLTMLEKAEAKDNTTVVFTLNKKWSAFVSTTALLGIVPKHAYGQGYGDNPIGTGPFKVAQLDKEQQLIVVPNDYYYGTKPSFKKITILNLDEEAALAAAKSGNLDVVMVNPEYAYEEVSGMTMESIKTVDNRGFNLPTIPERSDANGNVIGNNVTSDYAVRKALNIGINRKTIIQNALNGIGFPAYGRVDALPWNNTPEFEDGRVEEAKALLEEAGWIDTDGDGIREKDGIKAEFKITGRTDDLQRYNLAVALSEDAKKLGINLMAEAVAWADCKALTRNIPTCWGSGDYNPIDLYNAHYSKMIGVGTSNPASYSNPKVDEYIEKALAATSMEEAIEYWKLSQWDGETGTSVDYPFLWIVNIDHTYFVRDGLSLGEQRIHPHGHGVPVIANMNEWTFEHN, from the coding sequence ATGAAAAGCAAAAATGGGAAGTGGATGATTTCAGGTGTACTTATCATGTGTATAGCGCTCCTTCTGGCGGGTTGTGGAGGAAGCAATCCGGTAACTACTGGGGGAAAGACTGCCAAAGATGAACTGGTTATTTATATTGGGTATGGGATGACCAGTGGCGGTTATGATCCCTGCACCGGTTATGGAATCTATGGAGACGGAATCTTCCATAGTGCCTTATTGAAATTCAATGCCAAAATTGAAGTGGAACCGGATCTGGCTGTCAATTATACAATTAGTGACGATGGCTTGACTTATACATACACTCTTCGCGACGATGTGAAATTCTCTGATGGCCAGTCTTTAACCGCTGACGATGTAGCCTTTACCTATATGACCGCCAAAGCAAGTGGATCCAGTGTGGATTTGACCATGCTGGAAAAGGCGGAAGCCAAAGATAATACGACCGTCGTCTTTACCTTGAATAAAAAATGGTCAGCATTTGTCTCTACCACCGCCCTGCTGGGAATTGTCCCCAAGCATGCTTATGGACAGGGGTATGGGGACAATCCGATTGGGACGGGCCCCTTCAAAGTAGCCCAATTGGATAAAGAACAACAGCTTATCGTCGTCCCCAATGATTATTATTACGGAACCAAGCCTAGCTTTAAGAAGATCACTATTCTGAACTTGGATGAGGAAGCCGCCTTAGCGGCAGCAAAATCAGGAAACTTAGACGTAGTCATGGTTAATCCTGAGTATGCTTACGAAGAGGTTTCCGGTATGACTATGGAAAGCATTAAGACTGTGGATAATCGGGGATTTAATTTACCCACCATACCGGAAAGGTCGGATGCCAATGGCAATGTGATCGGAAATAACGTAACCAGTGATTATGCCGTACGCAAAGCTCTAAACATTGGTATTAATCGGAAGACCATCATCCAGAATGCTCTTAATGGTATAGGGTTTCCCGCCTATGGCCGAGTGGATGCTTTACCCTGGAACAACACTCCAGAATTTGAGGATGGCCGGGTGGAAGAAGCAAAGGCCCTGTTGGAAGAAGCAGGCTGGATCGACACCGATGGAGATGGAATACGGGAGAAGGATGGAATCAAGGCTGAGTTTAAAATCACGGGAAGAACAGATGATTTGCAACGCTATAATTTGGCCGTGGCTTTAAGCGAAGATGCTAAGAAACTGGGAATTAATCTTATGGCTGAAGCCGTGGCCTGGGCCGACTGTAAAGCTTTGACCCGCAATATACCCACCTGCTGGGGAAGCGGTGACTATAATCCTATCGACCTTTACAATGCTCATTATTCCAAAATGATTGGCGTCGGGACCAGCAATCCTGCTTCCTATTCCAATCCTAAAGTGGATGAATATATTGAAAAAGCTTTGGCAGCTACCAGCATGGAAGAAGCCATAGAGTATTGGAAACTCTCGCAATGGGATGGCGAGACAGGAACCAGCGTCGATTATCCCTTCTTATGGATTGTCAATATCGACCATACTTATTTTGTACGGGATGGGTTAAGCCTTGGGGAACAACGGATTCATCCCCATGGACATGGAGTGCCGGTTATCGCCAATATGAATGAGTGGACCTTTGAGCACAATTGA